In Paralcaligenes sp. KSB-10, the following are encoded in one genomic region:
- a CDS encoding AI-2E family transporter, with protein MENSNLYFRSFLILLLAVTVAFVWVLLPYYGAIFWGVILAIVFTPLHRRLLARMHKRPSLAALTTVLIIILIVIIPMILITGVLLKEGAIIYKQISSGDLNLGNYFEQIVNVLPASVHDTLTRLGISDIFSLQEKLSAAALQGSKFLATQAVSVGQHTFEFLIGMGVMLYLLFFLLRDGAQLARQSKLLIPLSDDHQRHLYRKFATVVRATVKGNIVVAATQGALGGLIFWFLGIQGALLWGVLMAFLSLLPAIGAALVWAPVAIYFLVTGAIWQGVVLTLFCVLVIGLVDNILRPQLVGKDTKMPDYVILISTLGGITVFGLNGFVIGPLCAALFIACWDLFPAAIALNREE; from the coding sequence ATGGAAAACTCCAACCTCTACTTCCGCTCATTCCTGATACTGCTGCTTGCCGTGACCGTGGCATTCGTCTGGGTCTTGCTGCCTTATTACGGCGCCATTTTCTGGGGCGTAATCCTGGCCATCGTCTTCACGCCGCTGCACCGGCGGCTGCTTGCCAGAATGCACAAGCGCCCCAGCCTCGCCGCCCTGACGACCGTGCTTATCATTATCCTGATCGTGATCATTCCAATGATCCTCATTACCGGGGTCCTGCTCAAGGAAGGGGCGATCATCTACAAACAGATCAGTTCCGGAGACCTGAATCTGGGCAATTACTTCGAACAGATCGTCAATGTCCTGCCCGCATCGGTGCACGATACCCTAACCCGCCTCGGCATCAGCGACATCTTCAGCCTGCAGGAAAAACTCTCCGCCGCAGCCTTGCAAGGCAGCAAATTCCTGGCCACACAGGCAGTCAGCGTAGGGCAACACACATTCGAGTTCCTGATCGGCATGGGCGTCATGCTGTACCTGCTGTTCTTCCTGCTGCGCGACGGCGCTCAACTGGCCCGGCAAAGCAAACTGCTGATCCCCCTTAGCGACGATCACCAGCGGCATCTATACCGCAAGTTCGCCACTGTCGTGCGCGCCACCGTCAAGGGCAATATTGTCGTGGCCGCCACGCAAGGTGCGCTGGGCGGCCTTATTTTCTGGTTCCTGGGCATTCAAGGCGCCCTGTTGTGGGGGGTGCTGATGGCTTTCCTCTCGCTGCTGCCCGCGATCGGGGCCGCCCTGGTCTGGGCGCCCGTGGCGATTTACTTCCTGGTTACCGGGGCCATCTGGCAAGGTGTGGTCCTGACGCTTTTCTGCGTGCTGGTCATAGGCCTGGTCGATAATATTCTGCGCCCTCAACTGGTAGGCAAAGACACCAAGATGCCCGACTATGTCATCCTGATCTCAACGCTGGGCGGCATCACTGTATTCGGACTGAATGGCTTTGTGATCGGGCCATTATGCGCAGCACTGTTCATCGCCTGCTGGGATCTCTTTCCCGCGGCCATCGCATTGAACAGGGAAGAATAA
- a CDS encoding amidohydrolase, protein METKPANSAQMPDQACDAHIHIYDKRFPKRAAGLEPPRFLGVPEYKLLQHKLGLKRVVVVAPGIYGTDNRATLHAIAELGEKDARGIAVVHPDVADSELDTLHAGGIRGIRFTLFNPATAVTTFDMIEPLARRVQRLGWHLQLHLLPGQIVEHAAMLKRLPGTLVFDHMLRLHGEAGSTHEALDVVAGLVARGNTWIKLSGAYLNSGKDGYSDTVATAQALIRLSPQRMVWGSDWPHPTEKGNGPDDIALLNLLTQWAPDETVRNRILVENPAELYGF, encoded by the coding sequence ATGGAAACGAAGCCTGCAAACTCGGCGCAAATGCCCGACCAGGCATGCGACGCGCATATTCATATCTACGACAAGCGTTTTCCGAAGCGGGCCGCGGGCCTTGAGCCGCCACGATTTTTGGGCGTACCCGAATATAAATTACTGCAGCACAAGCTGGGCCTGAAAAGAGTCGTTGTGGTGGCACCCGGAATCTACGGAACAGACAACCGGGCGACTTTGCACGCCATCGCCGAACTTGGCGAAAAAGACGCTCGCGGCATCGCCGTAGTGCATCCGGATGTGGCCGATTCCGAGCTTGATACCCTGCACGCGGGTGGGATACGCGGCATACGATTCACACTATTCAATCCTGCCACCGCGGTAACTACATTCGATATGATCGAACCGCTTGCCCGCCGGGTGCAGCGTCTGGGCTGGCATCTCCAATTGCATCTGCTTCCCGGCCAAATCGTTGAACACGCCGCCATGCTCAAGCGCCTTCCCGGGACTCTGGTTTTCGATCATATGCTGCGCCTGCATGGAGAAGCTGGGTCCACGCACGAAGCATTGGATGTCGTCGCCGGGCTGGTCGCACGCGGCAACACCTGGATCAAGTTGTCCGGCGCTTATCTGAATTCCGGCAAAGACGGCTATTCGGACACTGTCGCCACTGCGCAGGCTCTTATCCGCTTGTCGCCCCAGCGCATGGTGTGGGGTTCGGACTGGCCGCATCCGACCGAAAAAGGGAATGGGCCCGACGATATCGCATTGCTCAATCTTCTGACGCAATGGGCTCCCGATGAGACTGTACGAAATCGAATCCTGGTCGAAAATCCAGCGGAACTCTACGGGTTCTGA
- a CDS encoding MAPEG family protein, protein MKMIAWLMLAAALLPVVAAMISKGGGKGYDNNNPRPWLERQQGWRARANAAQINLFEGLPFFYAAVLFALHANVDPVYLGKLMLAWVIVRLVYLGLYIGGYGALRSLVWGVGIAVNIVILFSAV, encoded by the coding sequence ATGAAAATGATTGCGTGGTTGATGTTGGCGGCGGCATTGTTGCCGGTGGTCGCCGCGATGATATCCAAGGGAGGGGGGAAGGGCTATGACAACAACAATCCGCGCCCGTGGCTGGAAAGGCAGCAAGGATGGCGAGCGCGGGCCAATGCCGCGCAGATCAACCTGTTCGAAGGGCTGCCGTTCTTTTATGCGGCGGTGTTATTCGCCCTGCATGCCAATGTCGATCCGGTCTATCTGGGCAAACTGATGCTGGCCTGGGTGATTGTGCGGCTCGTGTATCTGGGTTTATATATCGGTGGCTATGGCGCCTTGCGGTCCCTGGTCTGGGGCGTTGGCATCGCTGTGAATATTGTCATTCTGTTTTCCGCTGTTTAG
- a CDS encoding DUF2141 domain-containing protein, with the protein MRRNSVFWSFGRTASRVRLPILLFALCWPSIVLAAKLTVEVSGLHNVQGKVAVAVFASAEGFPKDDSKAIRRAMLPIDGASHSAKTVFSDIAPGTYAIAAFHDDNNSGKLETNFFGVPKKGYGFSNNPRPKMRAANFDEARFTVPAEGASVGIQLQY; encoded by the coding sequence ATGCGCAGGAATTCAGTGTTTTGGTCGTTCGGCCGCACGGCATCTCGTGTGCGTTTGCCGATTCTGCTGTTTGCGCTTTGCTGGCCATCCATTGTCCTGGCGGCTAAGCTGACAGTCGAAGTTTCAGGCCTGCATAATGTACAAGGGAAGGTGGCGGTTGCCGTATTTGCAAGTGCCGAGGGTTTTCCGAAAGACGATTCCAAGGCGATACGGCGGGCGATGCTGCCTATAGATGGCGCATCGCATTCGGCGAAAACTGTTTTTTCGGACATTGCCCCGGGCACGTACGCTATTGCCGCCTTCCACGATGACAACAATAGCGGCAAGCTTGAAACCAATTTTTTTGGCGTGCCGAAAAAAGGCTACGGCTTTTCAAACAACCCCAGACCAAAGATGCGTGCGGCCAATTTTGATGAGGCCCGTTTTACGGTTCCAGCCGAAGGGGCGAGTGTCGGAATTCAGTTGCAGTATTGA
- a CDS encoding carotenoid oxygenase family protein, whose translation MTHSENTDTSPAWLSGLASSMTVEHDYYAQVEGQLPAALQGTLYRNGPGRFDLGGVRKQHLLDGDGMIQAFDFQDGRVRYRNRFVRTEKYLAEEQAGHLSLPTWTTRAPGGVLKNMGNRIKSQAGVTAVVKHGCLYAFDEVGLPYGLDLQTLDTLGEQQLGPPGTHIDYKAHTKTDPKTGAWLLLGIENGPRMHLHLAEHSVDGALLRHQRIAAPRSFYIHDWFATEHYALVLLHPVKLSLAKFLSGWASFTDSLQWKPELGNLLLVIDREGIKAPIVLETSACFMWHSVNAFEMKDSIIADFVGYDEPDHFLGSNAAFKAIMQKRQGEQNYSGTVRRYLINLEQKQITEDVLSQENHEFPIVNPRLACYRSRYGYFSTASHSTAFHNGLARLDLDTGKRDAVHLGGDYHLGEPIFVPDGVAADEPGWLLSLGLDGKSGHSFLGIFRAERLADGPVARVLLNHSTPLSFHGWWHRRPV comes from the coding sequence ATGACGCACAGTGAAAACACCGATACCAGCCCGGCGTGGCTGTCCGGGCTGGCAAGCTCCATGACGGTGGAGCACGATTACTACGCGCAAGTCGAAGGGCAGTTGCCGGCGGCCTTGCAAGGTACTCTTTACCGCAATGGCCCCGGCCGTTTCGATCTGGGCGGCGTGCGCAAGCAGCATTTGCTGGACGGCGATGGAATGATCCAGGCTTTCGACTTTCAAGACGGCAGGGTAAGGTACCGCAATCGTTTCGTGCGCACCGAGAAATATCTTGCCGAGGAACAGGCCGGACACCTGAGCCTGCCTACCTGGACGACGAGGGCGCCGGGCGGTGTCCTGAAAAACATGGGCAATCGCATCAAGTCGCAGGCCGGAGTCACGGCAGTGGTCAAGCATGGCTGCCTGTATGCCTTTGACGAGGTCGGGCTGCCTTATGGCCTGGATCTGCAAACGCTGGATACGCTGGGCGAACAGCAGCTTGGCCCGCCCGGTACGCATATCGACTACAAGGCCCATACCAAAACCGATCCCAAAACCGGTGCCTGGCTGTTGCTGGGTATTGAAAACGGGCCGCGCATGCATCTGCACCTTGCCGAGCATTCCGTGGATGGTGCTTTGCTGCGCCATCAGCGTATTGCGGCGCCGCGATCCTTTTATATTCACGACTGGTTTGCCACGGAACACTATGCGCTGGTGCTGCTGCATCCGGTCAAGCTTTCTCTTGCAAAGTTCTTGAGCGGCTGGGCCAGCTTTACGGACAGTCTGCAGTGGAAGCCCGAACTCGGGAATTTGCTCCTGGTGATAGACCGCGAGGGTATCAAGGCCCCAATCGTACTGGAAACCTCGGCATGTTTCATGTGGCACAGTGTGAATGCCTTTGAAATGAAGGATTCCATCATCGCCGATTTTGTAGGCTACGACGAGCCCGATCATTTTCTCGGCTCCAATGCCGCGTTCAAGGCGATCATGCAAAAAAGGCAGGGCGAGCAGAATTATTCCGGCACGGTACGGCGCTATTTGATCAATCTCGAGCAAAAACAGATTACCGAAGACGTGCTGAGCCAGGAAAACCATGAGTTTCCCATTGTCAATCCTCGGCTAGCCTGTTACCGCAGCCGCTACGGATATTTCTCCACGGCATCGCACAGCACGGCTTTCCATAACGGCCTGGCCAGGCTGGACCTGGACACCGGCAAGCGCGATGCCGTCCACCTGGGCGGCGATTATCATCTGGGCGAACCGATATTCGTGCCCGATGGCGTGGCGGCCGACGAACCGGGCTGGCTGCTTTCCTTGGGCCTGGACGGTAAATCCGGGCATTCCTTTTTAGGTATTTTTCGTGCCGAACGCCTCGCCGACGGGCCGGTGGCCAGGGTGTTGCTGAATCATTCCACCCCGCTCAGTTTTCATGGCTGGTGGCATCGGCGCCCAGTTTGA
- a CDS encoding ABC transporter substrate-binding protein, whose amino-acid sequence MLRPSRLAAACAAAFAVVTGTALAQVPAGYPADYQKLIDGANKEGKVVVYSTTDTKAANPVVKDFEKLYPGVKVEYNDMNSTEIYNRYISEQAAGGASGDIVWSSSMDSALKLAVDYALAYKSQEIAKVPSWSVWKDKAYGTTYEPAVFIYNKRLIKKEEVPTTHAALAKLVSSQVDRFKNKVTTYDIEKSAVGFMFAVQDNLDNPKYFDFVRDVGKAGLVVQSSTGTMMERVSSGENLIGYNILGSYAETRAKKDPSIGVAYPTDYTLVLSRVAFISKKAKHKNAAKLWLDYLLSKRGQDVLANKADLASVRDDIDGDNDVDGMTKKLGKSLKPIPVNESLLDYLQQDKRLAFIKQWRTAAGK is encoded by the coding sequence ATGCTACGACCATCACGTCTGGCGGCCGCGTGCGCTGCCGCCTTTGCCGTTGTAACCGGAACCGCCCTGGCCCAGGTGCCGGCAGGCTATCCGGCCGATTATCAGAAGCTCATCGATGGCGCCAACAAGGAAGGCAAGGTAGTCGTGTATTCCACCACCGACACCAAAGCGGCCAACCCCGTCGTGAAAGACTTTGAAAAGCTCTATCCAGGCGTCAAAGTCGAATACAACGACATGAACAGCACCGAAATCTACAACCGCTACATCAGCGAACAGGCAGCGGGCGGCGCCAGCGGCGACATCGTCTGGAGCTCGTCCATGGATTCCGCCCTGAAACTGGCTGTCGACTACGCCCTGGCGTACAAATCCCAGGAAATAGCCAAGGTGCCCTCCTGGTCGGTCTGGAAAGACAAGGCCTACGGCACCACCTATGAACCTGCGGTATTCATCTACAACAAGCGCCTGATCAAAAAAGAAGAAGTTCCCACCACGCACGCCGCGCTGGCCAAACTGGTCAGCAGCCAGGTCGACCGCTTCAAGAACAAAGTCACCACCTACGACATCGAGAAATCCGCGGTGGGATTCATGTTCGCCGTACAAGACAACCTCGATAATCCGAAATACTTCGATTTCGTCCGCGACGTGGGCAAAGCGGGCCTGGTGGTACAGTCGTCCACCGGCACCATGATGGAACGGGTCTCTTCGGGTGAAAACCTGATCGGCTACAACATCCTTGGTTCCTATGCCGAAACACGCGCCAAAAAAGATCCGTCGATCGGCGTAGCCTATCCTACCGACTACACCTTGGTACTGTCGCGCGTTGCCTTTATCAGCAAGAAGGCCAAGCACAAGAACGCCGCCAAGCTATGGCTCGACTACCTGCTGTCCAAGCGCGGCCAGGATGTATTGGCCAACAAGGCAGACCTGGCGTCGGTGCGCGATGACATCGATGGCGACAACGATGTCGACGGCATGACCAAGAAACTGGGCAAATCCCTCAAGCCCATTCCGGTCAACGAATCCCTGCTCGACTATTTGCAACAAGACAAGCGCCTTGCGTTCATCAAGCAATGGCGCACCGCCGCGGGCAAGTAA
- a CDS encoding iron ABC transporter permease — protein sequence MHSLRTKWQSLPRGVVVVITALAIYVPLSLIIYQSFLSAPFFMPSKHVGLEAFRFIFADPDFLKALTSGFILAFGLFIIAVPLGGMLAFLMIRTDLSGRRWIEPLILVPVFVSPMVLGFGYVVAAGPVGFFSLWAKDLFGFVPWNIYSLGTIVIIAGLTHVPYAYLYISSALRSMGSDVEEAARIAGARPLQVMMSVSLPMVRPAMLYASVLLFFLGLEVFGLMLVLGDPEGHLVMSTYLYKLTNKLGTPSYHLMAAVAVVLIAFTIPLVMLQRRLMRSANRYVTLKGKASRARPLPLGRWRWLAGAVVVFWLLLAVVVPLAGVFLRSFVSNWGMGVSLFDVLSVEAFRTILSQPTLMRAIVNSIAIGVVGGALAVACYTAIGLAMHRKPDGITRFMDYSVLVPRAVPGLLAGLAFLWVFLFVPMLLDNSLDDGWLSVLPMAQWLRDNVIESLRGLRSTIFSVWLAYSVVWMAYGLRLISSTLLQVAPELEEAARSTGATRAQITRHVTIPLARYGLIGSWLLMFLIFEREYSTGVYLLSPGTETIGSMLVSLWASGAIDIVAALSFINIVLVVAGLGVALRFGVKLHD from the coding sequence ATGCATTCCTTGCGCACAAAATGGCAATCGCTGCCACGCGGCGTAGTCGTAGTTATTACCGCACTGGCAATTTATGTACCGCTGTCGCTGATTATTTATCAGAGCTTCCTGTCGGCGCCCTTTTTTATGCCGTCCAAGCATGTGGGGCTTGAGGCTTTTCGTTTCATTTTCGCCGATCCCGACTTTCTGAAGGCGCTTACAAGCGGCTTCATTCTGGCGTTCGGGCTTTTCATCATTGCCGTGCCGCTGGGAGGAATGCTGGCCTTCCTCATGATCCGCACCGATCTCTCGGGGCGCCGCTGGATCGAGCCGCTGATACTCGTGCCGGTATTCGTATCGCCCATGGTCCTGGGATTCGGCTACGTGGTGGCCGCCGGCCCTGTCGGCTTCTTCTCGCTGTGGGCAAAAGACCTCTTTGGCTTCGTCCCCTGGAACATCTATTCCCTTGGCACCATTGTCATCATTGCCGGGCTGACTCACGTCCCCTACGCCTACCTCTATATCTCTTCGGCACTGCGCAGCATGGGCTCCGACGTTGAAGAAGCCGCGCGGATTGCCGGCGCCAGGCCCCTGCAAGTCATGATGTCGGTCAGCCTGCCCATGGTGCGCCCCGCCATGCTGTACGCATCGGTGCTGCTGTTCTTCCTGGGCCTGGAAGTATTCGGCCTGATGCTGGTGCTGGGCGACCCCGAAGGCCATCTGGTGATGTCCACCTATCTGTACAAACTCACCAACAAGCTGGGCACCCCTTCCTACCACCTGATGGCGGCGGTTGCCGTAGTTCTTATTGCCTTCACGATTCCGCTGGTGATGCTGCAGCGCCGGCTCATGCGTTCCGCCAACCGCTACGTGACACTCAAGGGCAAGGCTTCGCGCGCGCGGCCCTTGCCCCTGGGGAGATGGCGCTGGCTGGCGGGCGCGGTCGTTGTTTTCTGGTTGCTGCTCGCCGTAGTGGTACCGCTGGCCGGCGTTTTCCTGCGCTCGTTCGTCTCCAACTGGGGAATGGGCGTCTCGCTATTCGACGTACTGTCGGTAGAGGCATTTCGCACCATACTCTCGCAACCCACCCTGATGCGCGCCATTGTCAACTCGATTGCCATAGGCGTGGTGGGCGGTGCCCTGGCTGTGGCCTGCTATACAGCCATCGGCCTGGCCATGCATCGCAAGCCCGATGGCATCACCCGTTTCATGGACTACAGCGTGCTGGTGCCGCGCGCCGTGCCCGGCCTGCTGGCCGGCCTGGCCTTCTTATGGGTCTTCCTGTTCGTGCCCATGCTGCTGGACAACTCGCTGGATGACGGCTGGCTCTCGGTACTGCCCATGGCCCAATGGCTGCGCGACAACGTCATCGAAAGCCTGCGCGGCCTGCGCTCCACCATCTTCAGCGTCTGGCTCGCCTATTCGGTGGTGTGGATGGCCTATGGCCTGCGGCTGATTTCATCCACTCTATTGCAAGTGGCGCCCGAACTCGAAGAAGCCGCCCGCAGCACGGGGGCAACACGCGCGCAAATCACGCGCCATGTCACCATTCCGCTGGCGCGCTACGGCCTGATCGGTTCGTGGCTGCTGATGTTCCTGATTTTCGAGCGCGAATACTCTACCGGCGTATACCTGCTGTCGCCCGGCACCGAAACCATAGGCTCCATGCTGGTTTCCCTATGGGCCTCGGGTGCCATCGACATCGTGGCCGCCTTGTCTTTTATCAATATTGTCCTGGTGGTGGCCGGCCTGGGCGTGGCCTTGCGATTCGGAGTAAAGCTTCATGATTGA
- a CDS encoding ABC transporter ATP-binding protein, with protein MIELTVENLHLDYGTNPVLKGVSMELRRGEVVSLLGPSGSGKTTLLRAVAGLEAAKQGRITINERVMFDSVAGTEVAAEFRDLGLVFQSYALWPHKTVFENVAYPLKLRKVAGAELRERVQTVLDQLGLGHLGQRHPHELSGGQQQRVAIGRALVYNPPVLLLDEPLSNLDAKLREEARAFLRELIMRLGLSALMVTHDQSEAMAISDRILLLNNGKIEQQGTPQEMYGAPTTLFCAEFMGSNNRLQGRVSQIQDGRARIEGPGWSLWGKAGQGLESGNDAVAVIRVEQVQLSENAVDNSLAMPLLTNMYLGDRWEYLFRAANDNPAQALALRAYGAASRTPGDYHLVLPEGQVWVFPSKT; from the coding sequence ATGATTGAACTCACGGTTGAAAACCTGCATCTCGACTACGGCACCAATCCGGTGCTCAAGGGTGTATCCATGGAATTGCGGCGCGGCGAAGTCGTTTCGCTGCTCGGCCCTTCGGGCAGCGGCAAAACAACATTGCTGCGAGCCGTCGCCGGCCTGGAAGCCGCCAAGCAAGGACGCATCACCATCAATGAACGCGTCATGTTCGATAGCGTCGCAGGCACAGAGGTCGCCGCCGAATTCCGTGATCTCGGACTGGTATTCCAGTCCTACGCCCTATGGCCTCATAAAACCGTATTTGAAAACGTGGCTTACCCGCTGAAGCTGCGCAAGGTTGCAGGCGCCGAATTACGCGAACGAGTGCAAACCGTGCTGGACCAACTGGGCCTGGGCCATTTAGGCCAGCGCCATCCGCACGAACTGTCGGGCGGCCAACAACAGCGGGTGGCAATCGGCCGGGCCCTGGTCTATAACCCCCCGGTACTGCTGCTCGACGAGCCGCTATCGAATCTGGATGCCAAACTGCGCGAAGAAGCCCGTGCCTTCCTGCGCGAACTCATCATGCGGCTGGGCCTCTCCGCCTTGATGGTTACTCACGACCAGAGCGAGGCAATGGCGATATCCGACCGCATATTGCTGCTGAACAACGGAAAAATCGAACAGCAAGGCACGCCCCAGGAAATGTACGGCGCCCCCACTACCTTGTTTTGTGCCGAATTCATGGGCAGCAACAACCGCTTGCAGGGCCGCGTCAGCCAGATACAAGATGGCCGAGCCCGCATCGAAGGCCCGGGCTGGTCCTTGTGGGGCAAGGCGGGGCAAGGCCTCGAAAGCGGCAACGATGCCGTGGCAGTAATCCGCGTCGAACAAGTGCAACTGTCCGAAAACGCTGTCGACAACAGCCTGGCAATGCCCTTGCTAACCAATATGTACCTCGGGGATCGATGGGAATATCTGTTCCGGGCAGCGAACGACAATCCGGCCCAGGCCCTGGCTCTGCGGGCCTACGGCGCGGCCAGCCGCACTCCTGGCGACTACCATCTGGTACTGCCTGAAGGTCAGGTTTGGGTGTTCCCTTCCAAAACCTGA
- a CDS encoding ABC transporter substrate-binding protein, with the protein MDILKTGSLLTRLAACALMSGLMALSSPALANKKDDTVRFAYDQAPESVDPYFNNVRIGVIIGANVWDTLIYRDPETNEYKGLLAKSWKQVDDHTIDFELRQGIKFHNGEDFDADSVVYTLNFIADPNNKVTTQQNVNWIAKAEKLGKYKVRLTTKGVFPAAIEYLAGPVVIHPAKYYKEVGPQGMNAKPVGTGPYMVSQYTPGKSITLVRNPHYFADSPKAHAKIGKIEIRFIPDRQTQMAEALSSGVDFIMYVPKDQAEQAAQVPTLQVVSGETMRISFLQMNMQDGAPAAKELKDIRVRKAIIHAIDRETIAKNIVGAGSRVLNTMCFPSQFGCTDEGAPRYTYDPALSKKLLAEAGFPNGFNISILAYRERSQVEAIINYLQAVGIKAKLNFLQYAAMRDMNRANKSELINQTWGSFSVNDVSASTPVFYGGGKDDVTQDKQVKEWLDKGNNSVDPQVRKDAYKKALTRIADQAYGVPLWSLPVYYVANKDLSFKAYPDELVRFWEMSWK; encoded by the coding sequence ATGGATATTCTAAAAACTGGAAGCCTGTTAACACGCCTTGCCGCGTGTGCTCTGATGAGCGGCTTGATGGCCCTGAGCAGCCCGGCCCTGGCCAACAAAAAAGACGACACCGTGCGCTTTGCCTACGACCAGGCGCCGGAAAGCGTGGACCCCTATTTCAATAATGTGCGCATCGGCGTCATCATCGGCGCCAACGTCTGGGATACGCTGATCTATCGCGACCCGGAAACCAACGAATACAAGGGCCTGCTCGCGAAAAGCTGGAAGCAGGTCGATGACCACACCATCGATTTCGAACTGCGCCAGGGCATCAAGTTCCATAACGGTGAAGACTTCGACGCAGACTCCGTCGTGTATACGCTGAACTTCATTGCCGATCCCAACAACAAGGTAACCACCCAGCAGAACGTCAACTGGATTGCCAAGGCGGAAAAGCTCGGCAAATACAAGGTGCGCCTTACCACCAAAGGGGTCTTCCCGGCGGCCATCGAATACCTGGCGGGTCCGGTCGTCATACACCCTGCCAAATACTACAAGGAAGTCGGCCCCCAGGGCATGAACGCCAAGCCGGTCGGCACTGGGCCTTACATGGTGTCGCAATACACGCCGGGCAAATCCATTACGCTGGTGCGCAATCCGCATTATTTCGCCGATTCGCCCAAGGCCCATGCCAAGATAGGAAAAATTGAAATCCGTTTCATCCCGGACCGCCAGACCCAGATGGCCGAAGCCCTGTCCTCGGGCGTGGATTTCATCATGTATGTGCCTAAAGACCAGGCTGAGCAGGCCGCCCAGGTACCAACGCTGCAAGTCGTCAGCGGTGAAACCATGCGTATTTCGTTCCTGCAAATGAACATGCAGGATGGCGCCCCGGCAGCCAAGGAACTGAAAGACATCCGTGTACGCAAAGCGATCATTCACGCAATCGACCGCGAAACCATCGCCAAGAACATCGTCGGCGCCGGCTCGCGCGTACTCAACACCATGTGCTTCCCGTCGCAGTTCGGCTGCACCGACGAGGGTGCGCCGCGCTACACCTACGATCCGGCATTGTCCAAAAAGCTGCTGGCCGAGGCGGGCTTTCCCAACGGATTCAATATCAGCATCCTCGCCTACCGGGAGCGCAGCCAGGTTGAAGCCATCATCAACTACCTGCAAGCCGTGGGCATCAAGGCCAAGCTGAACTTCCTGCAGTACGCGGCCATGCGCGACATGAATCGCGCCAATAAGTCCGAACTCATCAATCAAACCTGGGGCTCCTTCTCGGTCAACGACGTGTCCGCTTCCACGCCCGTCTTCTATGGCGGTGGCAAAGACGACGTCACACAAGACAAACAGGTCAAGGAATGGCTCGACAAAGGGAATAATTCGGTCGATCCCCAGGTCCGCAAAGACGCCTATAAAAAGGCGCTGACCCGCATCGCCGATCAGGCCTACGGCGTTCCGCTGTGGTCTCTGCCGGTGTATTACGTGGCGAACAAGGACTTGTCGTTCAAGGCTTACCCCGATGAACTGGTTCGCTTCTGGGAAATGAGCTGGAAGTAA
- a CDS encoding ABC transporter permease → MFAYILKRLALAILVGLTVSIIAFLLLRLSGDPALAIAGEGARQADIDLIRHTYGFDRPLPIQYLDWLGKILHGDFGNSIYFKTPAGPLIFEKLQTTLILGVAALAVALSISIPLGVLAAIYKNSWIDRLCLAIAVVGQALPNFFFALLLIMLFSISLRILPVSGSGTWQHFVMPAVALGYYVAPAFMRLIRAGMIEVLEADYIRTARAKGLSTGSVIFKHALRNAVVPVVALTAVQLGFLLGGSVVVETIFALDGLGYLAYQSITYKDFPVMQLIVLLLSVIYVVLTLASDIANAWLDPRIRVA, encoded by the coding sequence ATGTTTGCATACATCCTGAAACGGCTGGCACTGGCAATACTGGTGGGGCTGACCGTATCGATCATCGCCTTCCTGCTGTTGCGCCTGTCGGGCGACCCGGCCCTGGCAATTGCCGGTGAAGGTGCGCGGCAGGCCGATATCGACCTGATACGCCATACCTACGGCTTTGACCGGCCCTTGCCCATACAGTACCTGGATTGGCTGGGCAAAATACTGCACGGCGATTTCGGCAATTCGATCTATTTCAAGACGCCCGCCGGTCCGCTCATATTCGAGAAGCTGCAAACCACACTGATTCTCGGCGTCGCCGCCCTGGCCGTGGCCCTGTCCATTTCAATCCCGCTGGGAGTTCTGGCCGCCATTTACAAAAACAGCTGGATAGACCGGCTTTGCCTGGCCATCGCTGTGGTGGGCCAGGCCCTGCCCAATTTCTTCTTTGCATTGCTCCTGATCATGCTCTTCTCGATATCGCTGCGCATCCTGCCTGTATCGGGCAGCGGTACCTGGCAGCATTTCGTCATGCCCGCCGTCGCACTGGGCTATTACGTTGCACCGGCCTTCATGCGCCTGATCCGCGCCGGCATGATCGAAGTGCTCGAGGCCGACTACATCCGGACCGCCCGCGCCAAAGGGCTGTCGACAGGCAGCGTCATTTTCAAGCACGCGCTGCGCAACGCGGTCGTACCGGTCGTGGCGCTCACTGCCGTACAGCTGGGTTTCCTGCTGGGCGGCTCAGTCGTCGTCGAGACCATCTTCGCTCTGGATGGGCTAGGCTATCTGGCCTACCAGAGCATCACCTACAAGGACTTCCCGGTCATGCAACTGATCGTTCTCCTGCTATCGGTGATTTACGTGGTGCTGACTCTGGCGTCCGATATCGCCAACGCCTGGCTTGATCCACGCATCCGGGTAGCCTGA